A genomic region of Mus musculus strain C57BL/6J chromosome 7, GRCm38.p6 C57BL/6J contains the following coding sequences:
- the Emp3 gene encoding epithelial membrane protein 3, producing the protein MSLLLLVVSALHILILVLLFVATLDKSWWTLPDKESLNLWYDCTWNTTTQTWACSNVSENGWLKAVQALMVLSLILCCLSFILFMFQLYTMRRGGLFYATGLCQLCTSAAVFSGALIYAIHTEEILAKHPSGGSFGYCFALAWVAFPLALVSGTVYIHLRKRE; encoded by the exons ATGTCACTCCTCCTGTTGGTGGTCTCTGCCCTCCACATCCTCATTCTTGTCTTGCTTTTTGTGGCCACTTTGGACAAG TCCTGGTGGACTCTCCCAGACAAAGAGTCCCTGAACCTGTGGTATGACTGCACGTGGAACACCACCACTCAAACATGGGCCTGCAGTAacgtcagtgagaatg GCTGGCTgaaggcagtgcaggccctcatGGTGCTGTCTCTCATCCTCTGCTGCCTGTCCTTCATCCTCTTCATGTTCCAACTCTACACCATGCGGCGCGGAGGGCTCTTCTACGCTACCGGCCTCTGCCAGCTTTGCACCA GTGCAGCTGTGTTCTCCGGGGCACTCATCTATGCCATCCACACCGAGGAGATCCTGGCCAAGCACCCGAGTGGGGGCAGCTTCGGTTACTGCTTCGCCCTGGCCTGGGTGGCTTTTCCACTCGCTCTGGTCAGCGGCACTGTCTACATCCACCTGCGGAAACGTGAATGA
- the Tmem143 gene encoding transmembrane protein 143 isoform X2 — MRRRLNDSRALVKALYDPINPDRETLDQPSLTDPERLSSEKDVLQALRPLLAQANFSPLSEDALAYALVVHHPQDEVQVTINLDQYIYIQFWALGQRVGQMPHKSSVGSKRGFFRKLPPVERRYFKRVVLAARTKGGHLVLKSFKDTPLEGLEQLLPELKVRTPVLQRALLNLMLVVSGVMIFVNVGMVILSDLKMATSLLLLLFAAFMGVKASKVFGQRRSAQALELAHVLYYRSTSNNSELLSALALRAQEEHIKEALLAHSFLARRPGGSQGKPEETSRWLQSEVESWLLAQSGCDVTFNGPRALAHLQALTPSLGLFPPPELPQLDPMVLGTPEATQAALGSSYPSP, encoded by the exons GCCTTGTATGACCCCATCAACCCCGACAGGGAGACCCTGGACCAGCCGTCCCTTACTGACCCCGAGCGCCTGTCCAGTGAGAAGGATGTGCTCCAGGCTCTGAGGCCCCTGCTGGCCCAGGCCAACTTCTCTCCACTCTCTGAAGATGCCCTGGCTTATGCACTAGTCGTCCATCATCCTCAGGATGAGGTCCAG GTGACAATAAATTTGGATCAGTATATCTACATACAGTTCTGGGCCCTGGGCCAGAGAGTTGGGCAGATGCCCCACAAGTCCAGTGTGGGCTCCAAGCGTGGCTTCTTCAGAAAGTTGCCCCCTGTGGAGAG GAGATACTTCAAGCGTGTGGTGTTGGCTGCCCGGACGAAAGGAGGGCACCTGGTCCTGAAGAGCTTCAAGGATACCCCGCTGGAGGGCTTAGAGCAGCTGCTGCCGGAGCTGAAGGTGCGCACGCCCGTGCTGCAGCGCGCCCTGCTCAACCTCATGTTGGTGGTCTCAGGCGTCATGATCTTCGTCAACGTGGGCATGGTGATACTGTCTGACCTCAAGATGGCCacctccctgctgctgctgctctttgcTGCCTTCATGGGCGTGAAGGCCTCCAAG GTGTTTGGGCAGCGCCGCAGTGCCCAGGCGCTGGAGCTGGCACACGTGCTGTACTACCGAAGCACGTCCAACAACTCAGAACTGCTCAGTGCCCTGGCACTCCGAGCCCAGGAGGAACATATCAAGGAAGCCCTCCTGGCTCACAGCTTCCTAGCCCGCCGGCCAGGGGGCTCCCAAGGCAAACCTGAAG AGACCTCCAGGTGGCTGCAGTCTGAAGTGGAAAGCTGGCTTCTGGCCCAATCAGGCTGTGATGTAACCTTCAATGGACCTCGGGCCCTGGCCCATCTGCAAGCCCTGACCCCCAGCCTTGGACTGTTCCCACCACCTGAATTGCCACAACTGGACCCAATGGTCCTAGGCACTCCAGAGGCCACGCAGGCTGCGCTGGGTAGCAGCTACCCCTCACCCTGA
- the Tmem143 gene encoding transmembrane protein 143 isoform X3, with protein MRSRRYFKRVVLAARTKGGHLVLKSFKDTPLEGLEQLLPELKVRTPVLQRALLNLMLVVSGVMIFVNVGMVILSDLKMATSLLLLLFAAFMGVKASKVFGQRRSAQALELAHVLYYRSTSNNSELLSALALRAQEEHIKEALLAHSFLARRPGGSQGKPEETSRWLQSEVESWLLAQSGCDVTFNGPRALAHLQALTPSLGLFPPPELPQLDPMVLGTPEATQAALGSSYPSP; from the exons ATGAGGTCCAG GAGATACTTCAAGCGTGTGGTGTTGGCTGCCCGGACGAAAGGAGGGCACCTGGTCCTGAAGAGCTTCAAGGATACCCCGCTGGAGGGCTTAGAGCAGCTGCTGCCGGAGCTGAAGGTGCGCACGCCCGTGCTGCAGCGCGCCCTGCTCAACCTCATGTTGGTGGTCTCAGGCGTCATGATCTTCGTCAACGTGGGCATGGTGATACTGTCTGACCTCAAGATGGCCacctccctgctgctgctgctctttgcTGCCTTCATGGGCGTGAAGGCCTCCAAG GTGTTTGGGCAGCGCCGCAGTGCCCAGGCGCTGGAGCTGGCACACGTGCTGTACTACCGAAGCACGTCCAACAACTCAGAACTGCTCAGTGCCCTGGCACTCCGAGCCCAGGAGGAACATATCAAGGAAGCCCTCCTGGCTCACAGCTTCCTAGCCCGCCGGCCAGGGGGCTCCCAAGGCAAACCTGAAG AGACCTCCAGGTGGCTGCAGTCTGAAGTGGAAAGCTGGCTTCTGGCCCAATCAGGCTGTGATGTAACCTTCAATGGACCTCGGGCCCTGGCCCATCTGCAAGCCCTGACCCCCAGCCTTGGACTGTTCCCACCACCTGAATTGCCACAACTGGACCCAATGGTCCTAGGCACTCCAGAGGCCACGCAGGCTGCGCTGGGTAGCAGCTACCCCTCACCCTGA